From one Humulus lupulus chromosome 8, drHumLupu1.1, whole genome shotgun sequence genomic stretch:
- the LOC133796079 gene encoding uncharacterized protein LOC133796079 — protein MFQMLQTVGQFNGIPTEDPHLHLRLFIEVGDSFKLTGVIKNSLRLKLFPYSLREKARAWLNSLPSDSVSTWPELAERFLMKYFPPTKNAKLQNEITYFQQLDEESLYEAWERFKELLRKCPHHCIPHCIQMETFYNGLNAHTRMAVDASANGALLAKSYNEAYEILERISNNNYQWPTTRAPTGRKVVGVHEVDALTSLATQVSSMSNILKNMSVGMSPQMGQQRGQLVEVFCVNCGDGHTFDNFPSNPAYVCYMGNQNRNGLNLNSYNQTWQQHPNFSWSNQGVGSNTTSMPPRPTYPPSFSQQQILMPQASPPSPLENMLKDYMEKTNAMIQSQAASMRNLEIQAGQLANEM, from the coding sequence ATGTTCCAAATGCTTCAAACTGTGGGACAGTTCAATGGGATTCCTACTGAAGATCCTCACCTTCATCTTCGTTTATTCATTGAAGTGGGTGATTCTTTCAAGCTGACCGGAGTTATAAAAAATTCCTTGAGACTGAAGTTGTTTCCATACTCTTTGAGAGAAAAAGCAAGGGCTTGGTTGAACTCCCTCCCATCAGATTCAGTGTCTACTTGGCCAGAATTAGCTGAGCGATTCTTGATGAAATACTTCCCACCCACCAAGAATGCCAAGCTCCAAAATGAGATCACTTATTTCCAACAACTAGATGAAGAGTCTTTATATGAAGCATGGGAGCGGTTCAAAGAGTTACTAAGAAAATGCCCTCATCATTGCATCCCTCATTGCATCCAAATGGAAACCTTCTATAATGGTCTAAATGCTCATACAAGAATGGCGGTTGATGCTTCGGCAAATGGGGCACTTTTGGCCAAGTCATACAATGAAGCTTATGAAATTCTAGAGAGGATCTCCAACAATAACTATCAATGGCCAACTACTAGAGCCCCTACGGGGAGGAAAGTGGTTGGTGTTCATGAGGTTGATGCACTAACTTCATTGGCGACCCAAGTTTCTTCTATGTCGAATATTCTTAAGAATATGAGCGTGGGCATGAGTCCACAAATGGGTCAACAAAGGGGGCAGCTTGTAGAAGTTTTTTGTGTGAATTGTGGTGATGGTCACACCTTTGACAATTTTCCTTCTAATCCTGCATATGTGTGTTACATGGGAAATCAAAATAGAAATGGTCTTAATTTGAATTCTTACAATCAAACATGGCAgcaacaccctaatttctcatggaGCAATCAAGGGGTTGGTTCTAACACTACATCTATGCCTCCTAGGCCTACTTATCCACCTAGTTTTTCTCAACAACAAATCCTTATGCCACAAGCATCCCCACCTAGTCCATTGGAGAATATGTTAAAGGATTATATGGAAAAAACTAATGCAATGATTCAAAGTCAAGCAGCATCTATGAGAAACTTGGAGATTCAAGCTGGACAACTAGCCAATGAGATGTGA
- the LOC133796080 gene encoding uncharacterized protein LOC133796080, which translates to MVCVVLGVNPPLAVFEGFIKHIWGNLGIERIAHMNAGHTLVKFRDKATRDMVLESGVVHFDRKPILLRPWSTDLDKMRLVKSFPVWIRLLDLGLQYWGLKSLSALVSTIGKPMMMDKVTKDKSMVKFARVLVDVEISDHIPQCINFINERGQLMEQAIEFEWLPTRFSCCKSLGHTAASCKHAQEAVWRPKQKVSGSDNGELGGSTEMCEPGDEAGSKEIHQPVAGKDAQKAGKGEQMEVMGDLKARKTTQTVTIKEASSSMTGQEMKWSTPKKVGGSRQNVLTAMTLRANKYSILQENQIEVSQKCIQEVLVLKGNKVEEMMRNVFLGWNWYSCLSLEGRILLVWEEDIVSVTVTQLVVGDFNAVFEFDDPIAGRPVTEMEVEDSRLWRANAMLTLLRSSGSNFTWSNKQKEGSRVFSKLNRIFINELWIDAFPESEARINWDIISDHCYCIIKIVHLQVSGIRPFRYFNMWANHKDFWSKVLGNWSKPTGGNGLQQIIQKLRRLKSVLYQFNKMQVGDVVQQHAAAKQKYEQAQFLLQ; encoded by the exons ATGGTATGTGTTGTATTAGGTGTTAATCCCCCTTTAGCTGTGTTTGAAGGATTTATTAAACATATATGGGGCAATTTGGGAATAGAGAGAATTGCTCATATGAATGCGGGTCATACTCTAGTCAAATTTCGGGATAAAGCAACTCGAGACATGGTTTTGGAATCAGGAGTGGTTCACTTTGACAGAAAACCTATTTTACTGAGGCCTTGGTCGACAGATCTTGATAAGATGAGGTTAGTGAAATCATTTCCGGTCTGGATAAGACTGCTAGACTTGGGTCTTCAATATTGGGGTCTTAAAAGCCTGAGTGCTCTTGTTAGCACTATAGGTAAGCCTATGATGATGGATAAGGTTACTAAGGATAAGTCAATGGTGAAATTTGCTAGAGTTCTTGTGGATGTAGAGATATCAGATCATATCCCTCAATGTATCAATTTTATCAATGAACGAGGTCAATTGATGGAACAGGCTATAGAATTTGAATGGCTTCCTACTCGTTTCTCGTGTTGTAAGAGTTTAGGCCATACTGCAGCTAGTTGTAAACATGCTCAGGAGGCAGTCTGGAGGCCAAAGCAGAAGGTATCTGGATCTGATAATGGGGAACTCGGGGGATCTACTGAAATGTGTGAGCCAGGTGATGAGGCTGGGTCTAAGGAAATTCATCAACCAGTAGCTGGAAAGGATGCTCAGAAGGCTGGTAAGGGTGAGCAGATGGAAGTTATGGGAGATCTGAAGGCTAGAAAGACAACACAGACAGTAACAATTAAGGAAGCAAGTAGTTCTATGACAGGGCAGGAGATGAAATGGTCTACCCCTAAAAAAGTGGGAGGTTCAAGGCAAAATGTATTAACTGCTATGACATTGAGAGCTAACAAATACAGTATTTTGCAGGAGAATCAGATAGAGGTTTCTCAGAAGTGTATACAAGAG GTGCTTGTCTTGAAAGGTAATAAGGTTGAGGAGATGATGAGAAATGTTTTCTTGGGTTGGAATTGGTATAGTTGTCTGTCTCTGGAAGGAAGAATTTTGTTAGTTTGGGAAGAAGATATAGTTTCTGTTACTGTTACTCAG TTGGTTGTTGGGGACTTCAATGCAGTCTTTGAATTTGATGATCCTATTGCGGGTAGACCAGTAACTGAAATGGAAGTGGAAGATAGTCGTCTTTGGAGGGCTAATGCTATGTTGACTTTATTACGTTCGAGTGGCTCTAACTTTACCTGGTCTAACAAGCAAAAGGAAGGATCAAGAGTATTCTCTAAATTGAACAGAATTTTCATAAATGAATTGTGGATTGATGCCTTTCCTGAGTCAGAAGCTCGTATAAACTGGGATATAATTTCTGATCACTGTTATTGTATCATCAAAATAGTTCATCTTCAGGTGTCAGGGATCAGACCTTTCAGATATTTTAATATGTGGGCTAATCACAAGGATTTTTGGAGTAAAGTCCTTGGTAACTGGTCAAAACCGACTGGTGGTAATGGATTGCAGCAGATTATACAGAAGTTAAGGAGGCTCAAATCTGTGTTGTATCAGTTTAATAAGATGCAAGTAGGAGATGTAGTCCAGCAACATGCTGCTGCTAAACAGAAGTATGAGCAGGCCCAGTTCTTGTTGCAGTAG